In Dyadobacter subterraneus, a single genomic region encodes these proteins:
- a CDS encoding helix-turn-helix domain-containing protein — MSNTNNPSEKIRQLRLQKDLSQENMADMLGLSTTAYGDMERGRTELSFSRLENIAKLLDVSLPELLGFESKTLSETEWLRQENERLLSANAKLQNELDLWKKRFGSLVTLEIGRQVQQHREPIGF, encoded by the coding sequence ATGAGCAATACGAACAACCCATCAGAAAAAATACGGCAGCTGCGTCTGCAAAAAGATTTGTCGCAGGAAAATATGGCTGACATGCTCGGACTTTCCACGACAGCCTATGGCGATATGGAAAGAGGAAGGACAGAACTTTCCTTTTCGCGCCTGGAAAATATTGCTAAACTATTGGATGTTTCTCTGCCTGAACTTTTGGGTTTTGAATCAAAAACGCTTTCAGAAACAGAATGGCTTCGTCAGGAAAATGAAAGGTTATTGTCTGCTAACGCCAAACTGCAAAACGAGCTGGATCTGTGGAAGAAAAGATTTGGGTCTTTGGTGACTTTGGAAATTGGGAGACAGGTACAGCAGCATCGGGAACCGATTGGGTTTTGA
- a CDS encoding adenylosuccinate synthase — protein MKVDVLLGLQWGDEGKGKIVDVLAPRYQVVARFQGGPNAGHTLEFDGIKHVLHQIPSGIFRSDIQNIIGNGVVLDAIVFKREVENLAKYNLDLAGNLFVSKKASLILPTHALLDAAYERSKGDSKIGSTLRGIGPTYQDKIARLGLRVGDVLSPNFADKYKKLVDAHKVILDFYSFDYASVLPQAEENFFAAIEFMKQFTMVDSEYVINEAIAEGKTVLAEGAQGSLLDIDFGSYPFVTSSTTMAAGACTGLGIAPSAVGEVFGIFKAYCTRVGSGPFPTELLEETGEKMRQEGREFGATTGRPRRCGWLDLPALKYAIMINGVTQLIMMKVDVLTIFDTIRICTQYRLADGTLTDQLPYDLCDDTVEPVYKDFAGWQQSLDGIRDFDAIPEQLLTYVKFLEAELGLPITFISTGPDREALITRETSALLN, from the coding sequence ATGAAAGTTGACGTATTGCTTGGTCTCCAGTGGGGAGATGAAGGTAAGGGTAAAATCGTGGATGTACTTGCACCACGTTATCAGGTAGTAGCAAGATTCCAGGGCGGTCCTAACGCAGGACACACTTTGGAATTTGATGGTATTAAGCATGTTTTGCACCAGATTCCATCCGGTATTTTCCGTAGCGATATCCAGAATATAATCGGTAACGGTGTAGTTTTGGATGCTATTGTTTTTAAAAGAGAAGTTGAAAACCTGGCAAAATACAATTTGGATTTGGCCGGTAATTTGTTCGTTTCAAAAAAAGCGTCACTTATTTTGCCAACGCATGCGTTGCTTGATGCTGCTTATGAACGTTCAAAAGGCGATTCAAAAATCGGTTCAACACTTCGTGGAATCGGACCGACTTATCAGGATAAAATTGCACGTTTAGGACTTCGTGTTGGTGATGTTTTGTCTCCTAATTTTGCTGATAAATACAAAAAACTTGTTGATGCTCACAAAGTTATTCTTGACTTTTACTCTTTCGATTACGCATCGGTTCTTCCTCAGGCAGAGGAAAATTTCTTTGCTGCGATTGAATTCATGAAGCAGTTCACAATGGTTGATAGTGAGTACGTTATCAACGAGGCGATTGCAGAAGGAAAAACAGTTTTGGCAGAAGGAGCACAAGGTTCTTTGCTTGATATTGATTTTGGATCATATCCTTTTGTTACAAGTTCTACAACAATGGCTGCTGGTGCTTGTACTGGTCTTGGTATTGCGCCAAGTGCTGTTGGTGAAGTTTTTGGTATTTTCAAAGCTTATTGCACACGTGTAGGAAGCGGTCCTTTTCCAACTGAATTGCTCGAGGAAACGGGTGAGAAAATGAGACAGGAAGGCCGTGAATTTGGAGCTACTACTGGTCGTCCGCGTCGTTGTGGATGGTTGGATCTGCCAGCTTTGAAATATGCAATTATGATCAACGGCGTTACACAGCTGATCATGATGAAAGTTGACGTTCTTACAATTTTTGATACAATCCGTATTTGTACACAATATCGTTTGGCAGACGGAACTTTGACCGATCAGCTTCCATACGATTTGTGTGATGATACGGTTGAACCGGTTTACAAAGATTTTGCAGGATGGCAGCAGTCGCTTGACGGAATTCGTGATTTCGATGCGATTCCTGAGCAATTACTGACTTATGTGAAATTCCTTGAAGCTGAACTGGGATTGCCAATCACATTTATTTCAACAGGTCCTGATCGCGAGGCCTTGATTACTCGTGAGACTTCGGCTCTTTTGAATTAA
- the tig gene encoding trigger factor, whose protein sequence is MEVLLEKNSPTLASLKVTLTKDDYQPKVDKSIKDYSKRVNLKGFRPGKVPCHVIQRMYGKSILVDEVNSLLSNAVSTYIRENKLQVVGDPIPNREKAEEANWDKPGDFEFSYDLGVATDFEVNLSEIPAVKRYTIQTDENELTKTVDSLRERFADSIHPEVSELGDMVFGELKQESTEFTTRTAIPTKQVAEENQAKFIGLKKDDVVTFDIQNTFADQSAIAHVTGKKKEDIGELSGDYTLIVEDITRSAPAEVNQEFFDKVLGPGVADSEEVFNEKVTEVIKGNYERETEALLRRDLETALIDSIQIDLPGDFLKDWLERTNEGKFTREQIEEQFEDFQKSLKLSLIKNKIADAQGVKVEYPEILEFTKQMVRGQFGMYGDDDSMGDTIDRVAQGYLADKERDNYSQIFNQVFDNKIIDIVRSQVATDEQTIDVAEFEKLAKGEVA, encoded by the coding sequence ATGGAAGTTTTATTAGAGAAGAATTCGCCAACACTGGCCTCTCTTAAAGTTACGCTAACCAAAGATGATTATCAGCCAAAAGTTGATAAATCTATCAAGGATTATTCCAAACGTGTGAATTTAAAAGGCTTTCGTCCTGGCAAAGTACCATGCCATGTAATCCAGCGCATGTATGGAAAAAGCATATTGGTTGACGAAGTGAACAGTCTTTTGAGCAATGCAGTAAGCACTTATATCCGCGAAAATAAATTACAGGTTGTTGGGGATCCAATCCCTAATCGCGAAAAAGCAGAAGAAGCAAACTGGGACAAACCAGGCGATTTCGAATTTAGCTATGACCTTGGTGTTGCAACTGATTTCGAAGTTAATCTTTCTGAAATTCCGGCTGTAAAACGTTATACGATCCAAACTGACGAAAACGAATTGACAAAAACTGTTGACAGTCTTCGTGAAAGATTTGCTGATAGCATCCACCCGGAAGTAAGTGAATTGGGTGATATGGTTTTTGGTGAATTGAAACAGGAATCTACTGAATTTACAACACGTACTGCTATCCCTACAAAACAGGTTGCGGAAGAAAATCAGGCTAAATTCATTGGCTTGAAAAAAGACGACGTAGTAACTTTTGATATTCAGAATACTTTTGCTGACCAGTCTGCGATTGCGCACGTTACTGGCAAGAAAAAAGAAGATATCGGTGAACTTTCGGGTGACTATACTTTGATCGTTGAAGACATCACACGTTCTGCACCAGCAGAGGTTAACCAGGAATTTTTTGATAAAGTACTTGGACCAGGCGTAGCTGACAGCGAAGAAGTTTTCAATGAGAAAGTTACGGAAGTAATTAAAGGAAACTACGAGCGCGAAACAGAAGCATTGCTTCGTCGTGATCTTGAAACTGCTTTAATTGATTCTATCCAAATCGATCTTCCTGGAGATTTCCTTAAAGATTGGCTGGAACGCACCAACGAAGGCAAATTCACACGTGAGCAAATCGAGGAACAATTCGAAGATTTCCAGAAATCATTGAAATTGAGCCTGATTAAAAATAAAATTGCTGATGCTCAGGGCGTGAAGGTGGAATATCCTGAAATCCTTGAATTCACAAAACAAATGGTTCGCGGACAGTTTGGCATGTACGGTGACGACGACAGCATGGGCGATACGATCGACCGCGTTGCACAAGGTTACCTTGCAGACAAAGAACGTGACAACTATTCTCAGATTTTCAATCAGGTTTTTGATAACAAAATCATCGATATCGTTCGCAGCCAGGTTGCTACGGATGAGCAGACAATCGATGTTGCTGAATTCGAAAAACTTGCAAAAGGTGAGGTTGCTTAG
- a CDS encoding RelA/SpoT family protein, with translation MEQLVETLSIDLEQERKDILKKYRRLLRTAKPFLKDNDAKLIKKAFYTSVEAHKDMRRRSGEPYIYHPLAVAQIVVEEIGLGTTGIVSALLHDVVEDTDMRIEDIDRLFGKKVAKIIDGLTKISGRFEYGTSQQAENFRKMLLTLSDDVRVILVKLADRLHNMRTLDSMPRDKQLKIASETIFIYAPLAHRLGLYSIKSELEELYLKYTEPQEYRAISRKLRETKSSRDRFISKFTEPIAEDLEKAGLNYIIKGRPKSIYSIWNKMRKQNKPFEEIYDLFAIRIVLESPQEGDREKALCWQAYSIVTDHYKPNPDRLKDFLSTPRANGYQSLHSTVMSKSGQWVEVQIRTSRMDEIAEKGYAAHWKYKGNDTKVRGNIEQWISQVRETLETGSGDKTAAIEFLDEFRTNLFNEEVFVFTPKGELKVLQSGATALDFAFDIHSEVGVHCMAAKVGGILVPISYVLSNGDQIEIITSNKQKPTEDWLRIVRTSKARARIKDFLKEDNKRYETDGRQLVEKKLKVLGIELTAEVVNQLRAFFESKTAADFFYKIGKGYIQLDELKRFKRDKEAKERKAVTTAVIPPVEGADGKAYTKLLKNLHGDRVDSDTLLIGDDMDKIDYKLAPCCNPIAGDDVFGFVTINEGIKIHRTTCPNAAELMSKHGNRIIKAKWESNKDEAFLAGLYISGTDRVGLINDVTRIISNELHINMRGLTIDTKDGVFNGDIRLYVQDTRHLDILISKLEQVEGVYNVQRFDTNLTGSV, from the coding sequence TTGGAGCAACTCGTTGAAACCCTGAGCATAGATCTGGAGCAGGAGCGTAAGGATATCCTTAAAAAATATCGCAGGTTGTTACGAACAGCCAAGCCGTTTTTGAAGGACAATGATGCAAAATTAATCAAGAAAGCCTTTTATACATCTGTCGAAGCGCATAAGGACATGCGCCGCCGGTCAGGTGAACCGTACATTTATCATCCGCTTGCAGTAGCACAAATTGTTGTAGAGGAGATTGGATTGGGTACGACCGGCATCGTTTCCGCATTATTACATGATGTGGTTGAGGATACGGATATGCGTATTGAGGATATCGACCGGTTATTTGGAAAGAAAGTCGCCAAGATTATTGACGGACTCACCAAAATCTCGGGAAGGTTTGAATACGGAACTTCACAGCAAGCTGAGAATTTCCGTAAAATGCTGCTTACACTTTCCGATGACGTTCGTGTAATTCTGGTAAAACTGGCAGATCGTTTGCATAACATGCGGACGCTGGACAGTATGCCGCGTGACAAACAGTTGAAAATCGCTTCGGAAACTATTTTTATATATGCTCCGCTTGCACACAGACTTGGACTTTACAGTATCAAATCTGAGCTGGAAGAATTGTATCTGAAATATACCGAGCCACAGGAATACCGCGCGATTTCCAGAAAACTTAGAGAGACGAAAAGTTCTCGTGATCGTTTTATTTCTAAATTCACAGAGCCGATTGCAGAAGATCTTGAAAAAGCAGGTTTAAATTATATCATCAAAGGAAGGCCAAAATCGATTTACTCGATCTGGAATAAAATGCGCAAGCAGAATAAACCTTTTGAAGAGATTTATGATTTATTCGCAATCCGTATCGTTTTGGAATCCCCACAGGAAGGTGATCGTGAAAAAGCACTTTGCTGGCAGGCATATTCTATCGTTACGGATCACTACAAACCCAACCCGGACCGACTGAAAGATTTCCTGAGCACGCCTCGTGCAAATGGTTATCAATCGCTACACTCCACAGTTATGAGTAAAAGCGGTCAGTGGGTGGAAGTGCAGATCCGGACTTCACGCATGGATGAAATCGCTGAAAAGGGATATGCTGCGCACTGGAAATATAAAGGAAATGATACCAAGGTTCGTGGAAATATTGAACAATGGATCAGTCAGGTAAGGGAAACTTTGGAAACTGGTTCAGGAGATAAAACCGCTGCGATTGAGTTTCTGGATGAATTCAGAACCAATCTTTTCAATGAGGAAGTTTTTGTTTTTACTCCAAAAGGAGAATTGAAAGTATTGCAAAGCGGTGCTACGGCGCTGGATTTTGCTTTTGATATACACTCGGAAGTGGGCGTGCATTGCATGGCCGCCAAAGTAGGAGGGATTCTGGTTCCGATCAGTTATGTGCTGAGCAATGGTGACCAGATTGAAATCATTACTTCAAACAAACAAAAACCGACAGAAGACTGGCTGCGGATTGTAAGAACTTCAAAAGCGCGTGCCAGAATAAAAGATTTCTTAAAAGAGGATAACAAACGTTATGAAACGGATGGACGTCAGCTGGTTGAGAAAAAATTAAAAGTGCTTGGTATTGAGCTGACAGCAGAAGTTGTTAATCAGTTACGTGCATTTTTCGAAAGTAAAACAGCTGCTGATTTCTTTTATAAAATCGGAAAAGGATATATTCAGCTTGATGAATTAAAAAGATTTAAGCGGGATAAAGAGGCAAAAGAACGGAAAGCAGTGACAACGGCGGTAATTCCTCCTGTTGAAGGTGCGGACGGAAAAGCGTATACCAAGCTTCTGAAAAATCTTCATGGCGACCGGGTTGACAGTGATACATTGTTGATCGGGGATGACATGGATAAAATTGATTACAAACTCGCTCCCTGTTGCAATCCGATTGCAGGCGACGACGTTTTTGGTTTTGTGACGATCAATGAAGGCATAAAAATTCATAGAACGACCTGTCCAAATGCGGCCGAACTGATGTCCAAACATGGAAACAGGATTATCAAAGCGAAATGGGAATCAAATAAAGACGAAGCTTTTCTGGCCGGACTTTACATTTCCGGAACGGACCGTGTTGGATTGATAAATGATGTGACCAGAATAATTTCCAACGAGCTGCACATCAACATGCGTGGGTTAACAATTGATACAAAAGATGGGGTTTTCAATGGAGATATCAGGCTTTATGTGCAGGATACCCGCCATTTGGATATTTTGATCAGTAAACTGGAACAGGTTGAAGGTGTTTATAATGTGCAAAGATTTGATACCAACCTGACAGGAAGCGTTTAA
- a CDS encoding DEAD/DEAH box helicase produces the protein MKVSPNEPFKIIYSILDHEYLGYIFESFVVQLNSQGEFSFQIQNISSKNIEEFRSGLDATDFELVSLVDDIQQDTILKKFNTKKLSPVDFFLKIYDPQKGDKVVQDAITAYLENSKAHILEKLSGKEIFIMGSDGNPLWKRVEWEKEKATIRFYFMRNEDNTHYFPTIRHKQQKLDFQYKNAIILCEEPAWLVVDGHLYHFEGNVDGKKIRPFLAKKFIAIPRKMEEQYYERFVAPLIASYDVISKGFDIRNISTAPKPILTIADVSVKSKIAPALLLSEAGMDDSIAADTEDGEVSFGIAFQYGHYTFPFDSFAYPSSVFLDKKDEDYIFYKVKRDIPVERHNLNQLKEWGLAIKDGHILLQKSEAFGWLQSKAKTLSEHGFILRQNNADAKRYFLGYSSLDVSIEEGRDWFDINAKVQFGEFEISFIQLRNYILHQKKEFTLPNGEIAVIPEWWFTKYSELFAFSEHDHDTDGIRLRMHHLALVQELKEESLATAIISHKLERLRDFNQIDPSEAPKHFKGTLRPYQKAGYDWLQFLNQYRFGGCLADDMGLGKTVQTLAFLQSQKEAGIKEPSLLIMPTSLLYNWALEAKRFTPKLKVMFYTGTYREKDTKQFEGFDLILTSYGIVRLDIDFIQSFRFNYVILDESQAIKNPGSIITKAVRKLNSANRLILTGTPIENSTMDLWSQMSFVNPGLLGSQTFFRDEFQIPIEKKNDEDKSKRLYNLIKPFILRRHKSQVATDLPAKVESIQYCEMSEEQEKAYEEAKAYYRNLILQSIDSDGINKSQLVVLQGLTKLRQLANHPKMVDPEYTDGSGKFEDVLHKMETAISENHKILIFSQYIKHLDLFRAYLDKENTTYAYLDGSTRDRQAEVENFQNNESVKIFLISLKAGGLGLNLTAADYVFILDPWWNPAIEAQAVDRAHRIGQDRTVFTYKFITKNSVEEKILALQKTKKQLADDLISNEDGFIKSLSREDVLSLLE, from the coding sequence ATGAAAGTATCTCCAAATGAACCCTTTAAGATTATATATTCCATTCTGGATCACGAATATCTTGGCTATATCTTCGAGTCTTTTGTAGTCCAGCTGAACAGCCAGGGCGAGTTTTCTTTTCAAATACAAAACATTTCTTCCAAAAACATTGAGGAATTTAGATCAGGACTTGATGCGACAGATTTCGAGCTTGTAAGTCTGGTTGATGATATTCAGCAGGATACCATTTTAAAGAAATTCAATACAAAAAAACTTTCCCCGGTTGATTTTTTCCTGAAAATTTATGATCCTCAAAAAGGAGATAAGGTAGTTCAGGATGCTATCACCGCTTATCTGGAAAACAGCAAGGCACATATTCTGGAAAAGCTTTCCGGTAAGGAAATCTTTATTATGGGAAGTGATGGAAATCCCCTTTGGAAGCGTGTAGAATGGGAAAAAGAGAAAGCAACGATCCGTTTTTATTTTATGCGGAACGAAGACAATACGCATTATTTTCCGACAATCAGACACAAACAGCAAAAGCTTGATTTTCAATATAAAAATGCCATCATACTTTGTGAAGAACCGGCCTGGCTGGTTGTAGATGGTCATTTATATCATTTTGAGGGAAATGTTGACGGCAAAAAGATTAGACCTTTTCTGGCCAAGAAATTCATTGCTATTCCAAGAAAAATGGAAGAGCAGTATTACGAGCGTTTTGTTGCACCGTTGATCGCTTCCTACGATGTAATTTCCAAAGGTTTTGACATCAGAAATATATCAACAGCACCAAAACCAATTCTTACTATTGCTGATGTTAGTGTAAAAAGTAAAATCGCCCCTGCCCTTCTTCTTTCAGAAGCCGGAATGGATGATTCTATTGCAGCGGATACTGAGGACGGTGAAGTTTCTTTTGGCATTGCTTTTCAGTACGGTCATTATACTTTTCCGTTTGACAGCTTTGCCTATCCATCCAGTGTTTTTCTTGACAAAAAGGATGAAGATTATATTTTTTACAAAGTAAAACGAGATATTCCTGTTGAACGGCATAACCTTAATCAACTAAAAGAATGGGGGCTGGCTATAAAAGACGGTCATATATTATTACAAAAATCAGAAGCCTTTGGCTGGCTCCAAAGTAAGGCCAAAACATTATCTGAACATGGTTTTATTCTTCGTCAGAACAATGCCGATGCGAAAAGATATTTTCTGGGATATTCATCTTTGGATGTTTCAATTGAGGAAGGCCGCGATTGGTTTGATATTAATGCCAAAGTTCAGTTTGGCGAATTTGAGATCTCATTTATTCAGTTAAGGAATTATATTCTGCATCAAAAAAAGGAATTTACACTGCCTAACGGCGAAATTGCTGTAATTCCGGAATGGTGGTTTACAAAATATTCAGAGCTTTTTGCGTTTTCTGAACATGACCATGATACCGACGGAATCCGTTTGCGCATGCATCATCTGGCGCTTGTGCAGGAATTGAAAGAAGAAAGTCTGGCTACGGCTATCATTAGTCATAAGCTTGAAAGACTTCGTGATTTTAATCAGATTGATCCGAGTGAAGCTCCGAAACATTTCAAAGGCACGCTTCGTCCATATCAAAAAGCAGGTTACGACTGGCTGCAATTTTTAAATCAATATCGGTTTGGAGGCTGTCTTGCAGATGATATGGGTTTGGGGAAAACCGTACAAACACTTGCTTTCCTACAATCGCAAAAAGAAGCTGGAATTAAAGAGCCTTCTCTTTTAATTATGCCAACTTCGCTTTTGTACAACTGGGCGCTTGAAGCGAAAAGATTTACGCCAAAACTAAAAGTGATGTTTTACACGGGTACTTACCGTGAAAAAGATACCAAACAATTTGAAGGTTTTGATTTGATCCTAACTTCTTATGGCATTGTCAGGCTGGATATTGATTTTATCCAGTCATTCCGTTTTAACTATGTAATCCTTGACGAATCTCAGGCGATCAAAAATCCTGGTTCCATCATCACAAAAGCAGTTCGAAAACTTAATTCGGCAAATCGGCTTATACTGACCGGTACTCCAATTGAAAATAGCACGATGGATCTTTGGTCTCAAATGTCGTTTGTTAATCCGGGACTTTTAGGAAGCCAGACTTTTTTCCGGGATGAATTTCAAATTCCCATTGAAAAGAAAAACGATGAAGATAAATCCAAACGGCTTTATAATCTGATAAAACCCTTTATCCTTCGTCGGCACAAATCACAGGTTGCAACGGACCTTCCGGCGAAAGTGGAAAGTATCCAGTATTGCGAAATGTCGGAAGAGCAGGAAAAAGCTTATGAAGAAGCCAAAGCTTATTACAGAAATCTGATTTTACAAAGTATAGATTCGGACGGAATAAATAAATCACAGCTTGTTGTTTTGCAAGGCCTTACCAAACTGAGACAATTGGCCAATCATCCAAAAATGGTTGATCCGGAATATACCGACGGTTCAGGCAAGTTTGAAGATGTGCTTCATAAAATGGAAACTGCTATCAGTGAAAATCATAAAATATTGATATTCAGTCAATACATCAAACATCTTGATTTATTCCGTGCTTATCTGGATAAAGAAAATACGACTTACGCATATCTCGATGGCTCCACCAGAGATCGCCAGGCAGAAGTTGAAAACTTTCAGAATAACGAAAGCGTTAAAATATTCCTTATTTCTTTAAAGGCTGGTGGATTAGGACTGAATCTTACGGCAGCGGATTATGTATTTATTCTGGATCCCTGGTGGAATCCGGCTATTGAAGCACAGGCTGTTGACAGAGCACACAGAATTGGTCAGGACAGAACTGTTTTCACTTATAAATTTATTACTAAAAATTCGGTTGAAGAAAAGATTCTGGCCTTACAGAAAACGAAAAAACAGCTGGCTGATGATTTGATTTCAAATGAGGATGGTTTTATCAAATCCCTTTCACGGGAAGATGTTTTGTCACTTTTAGAATAA
- a CDS encoding Fur family transcriptional regulator: MPQASKPNFEAAKKILTAYLENKGLRKTPERFAILEEIYTREDHFDVDELYISMKNKRYRVSRATVYNTLDVLVDCDLVTKHQFGKNLAQFEKSYGNKQHDHLICTDCHKVMEFCDPRIQSIQNMVGEMLNFSVLHHSLIFYGNCTKENCQNRKEHTEEVAVGHEIRE; encoded by the coding sequence ATGCCACAAGCCAGCAAACCAAATTTTGAAGCCGCCAAGAAAATTCTTACGGCTTACCTTGAAAATAAAGGACTTCGCAAGACCCCTGAAAGGTTTGCGATATTGGAAGAAATCTATACCCGTGAAGATCACTTTGATGTGGATGAGCTTTACATCAGCATGAAAAACAAACGTTATCGTGTGAGTAGGGCAACGGTGTATAACACATTAGACGTACTTGTAGATTGTGATTTGGTAACCAAACACCAGTTTGGAAAAAACCTGGCACAATTCGAAAAATCGTACGGAAACAAGCAGCATGATCATTTGATTTGTACGGACTGTCACAAAGTAATGGAGTTTTGTGATCCGAGAATTCAGTCCATCCAGAATATGGTGGGTGAAATGCTAAATTTCAGTGTACTTCATCATTCGCTTATTTTTTACGGCAACTGTACGAAAGAAAATTGCCAGAACAGAAAAGAGCATACGGAGGAAGTCGCAGTCGGACACGAAATAAGAGAATAG
- a CDS encoding transposase — MEQAYQLATGLGTIFRNCKSKEQAFKRLALWYNTVKDCGLDSFKTIARSIQTHYLNILNFFNNKSTNAFAESFNAKIKAFRASSRGVRDIPFFLFRLTKLYA; from the coding sequence ATTGAACAGGCCTACCAGCTGGCAACAGGATTAGGGACTATTTTCAGGAATTGTAAATCAAAGGAGCAAGCTTTCAAAAGGCTCGCACTTTGGTACAATACTGTTAAGGATTGCGGTCTTGATTCATTTAAAACTATTGCCAGGTCTATTCAAACGCATTATCTAAATATTTTAAACTTCTTTAATAACAAAAGTACAAACGCATTTGCCGAATCCTTCAATGCAAAGATCAAGGCATTTAGGGCATCTTCAAGAGGTGTGAGAGATATTCCGTTTTTCTTATTCAGGCTGACTAAACTTTATGCGTAA
- a CDS encoding helix-turn-helix domain-containing protein, with protein sequence MAEKTDFEIAVINEVRKVRKSKGFSQDDLAMFLNLSRGFIGQIESPKFASKYNVNHLGILAKEMNCSPKDFMPDL encoded by the coding sequence ATGGCAGAAAAAACCGATTTTGAAATTGCGGTAATTAACGAGGTTAGAAAAGTTCGGAAATCGAAGGGCTTTTCGCAGGACGATCTTGCCATGTTTCTAAATCTTAGCAGAGGTTTTATCGGTCAAATAGAAAGCCCAAAGTTTGCTAGTAAATACAATGTAAATCACTTGGGTATATTAGCGAAAGAGATGAATTGTTCTCCGAAGGATTTTATGCCAGATCTGTAG
- a CDS encoding transposase — translation MVKGTEAASVIEILQKIPRRVRCKVHEVTLDMAANIGLIVSQCFPKESKVIDRFHVQKLAFDAVQEIRIKHRWKALDQENQGIEAAKQAVCHINKKRLSTALH, via the coding sequence ATGGTGAAAGGTACAGAAGCCGCATCAGTCATTGAAATTTTGCAAAAAATACCTAGGCGTGTTCGTTGCAAAGTACACGAAGTGACTTTGGACATGGCCGCCAACATAGGATTGATCGTGAGCCAGTGTTTTCCCAAAGAGTCTAAGGTAATTGATCGCTTCCATGTTCAGAAACTAGCGTTTGATGCTGTTCAGGAGATTAGAATAAAACACCGCTGGAAAGCCCTGGATCAGGAGAATCAGGGCATTGAAGCTGCTAAACAAGCGGTTTGCCATATAAACAAGAAACGCTTGTCAACGGCGCTACATTGA
- a CDS encoding sigma factor-like helix-turn-helix DNA-binding protein codes for MYLSLFKRGDESAMNFVYQNSFHSLKHFGINLIRDEFLVTCLLHECYLKAWSNRHRMESLPHIYRFIRMNLRWQILRNIEKSRHTIYGQTLFVDHLDKRIGDFEDLIDDKETWEEEIKKLDMTTESMQYLSAESRQIVSLYFLKGFTHKQIADRLGKSIFHVSEQLSKSVKQIKSIVHVSKKEIKNNSVKGINLQTGILDPQQSKIYDLRKNHKLSFREIANKLGLPQTQVQQHYIKAHQLLQSQSVQKSNNRF; via the coding sequence ATGTACTTATCTCTTTTTAAAAGAGGCGACGAAAGTGCAATGAACTTTGTTTATCAAAATTCTTTTCACAGTCTAAAGCATTTTGGTATAAACCTGATTAGAGACGAATTCCTAGTAACGTGTCTGCTTCACGAATGCTATCTTAAAGCATGGTCAAACCGCCATAGAATGGAAAGCCTGCCCCACATTTATAGATTCATTCGTATGAATCTCCGCTGGCAGATTCTACGGAATATTGAAAAGTCTCGTCATACCATATACGGACAAACGCTGTTTGTAGACCACCTTGATAAAAGAATTGGTGATTTCGAAGACCTGATAGATGATAAAGAAACTTGGGAGGAAGAAATTAAGAAGCTAGACATGACCACGGAAAGTATGCAGTATCTTTCTGCTGAGTCACGGCAAATCGTTTCACTCTATTTTCTAAAGGGCTTTACGCACAAACAGATTGCAGACCGGTTAGGAAAAAGCATTTTCCATGTTTCAGAACAACTTAGCAAAAGTGTCAAACAGATTAAAAGCATAGTCCATGTATCAAAAAAGGAGATCAAAAATAATTCAGTAAAAGGCATCAACCTCCAAACAGGAATTTTAGATCCTCAACAGTCAAAGATCTACGACCTTAGAAAAAACCATAAGTTGTCCTTCAGGGAAATTGCAAATAAATTAGGACTTCCCCAGACCCAGGTCCAACAGCATTATATTAAGGCGCATCAATTACTGCAAAGTCAATCCGTTCAAAAGTCAAATAACCGGTTTTAG